TGACTGGACAACAAAATTAAGCAGTGCTGGATTGATTTTTTGCCATTTTGGCAATGAgattattaaacaattatttccaAATGTGAGTGATGACAACGTGGAAtggatttttaaaaaagtttatgATGCGTTCATTCAAGAAATCGATGGTATTGATAATGGAGTGCCAATGTTTGATGGAAAGCCTGCGTAAGTGAGCATTGCTGGTGCTGCAAATATTAGGGTTAACAATTTGGGCCTTTGCAGTATGTTTCCTTCTAGATATCGCATTGTAACTGATTTGTCTTCTCGTGTCGATTATTTAAATCCTTCATGGAATAGTGAAGGCATTGATCCTGACCAACAGTTTTTAAAGGCAATGGAACTCACTGGTAAAGACTTTTTGCAGTATATAAATCACACAGTAAATATTTTGTTACCAGCTAGATCTATTGTGGAAGAAGCTATCCAAGATCGTTTCAAGGTGAATATCGTTAATACAGTGTTGCAATTGATGGCAATATTATTGCTAGCGCCGATAGTATAGTTTGTTGAGGCAACATATATTTTCAGGTAGATCCAAGTGGGGAAATTATAGTATTATCTCGATTAGCACCATGGCAACAACATTTGTTTGCGttagaaaaaaaattgaagTTAGAACCCACGTTGAAGTATGTTATTTGGGGAGAATCTGGCGACTATCGAGTTCGAGCTGTTCCAGTAAATGCTTCAAGTTTTGTCTGCAGGTACATACAGCAAATGATGTAG
This genomic stretch from Megalopta genalis isolate 19385.01 chromosome 5, iyMegGena1_principal, whole genome shotgun sequence harbors:
- the LOC117222618 gene encoding MYG1 exonuclease, with product MSANIKIGTHDGRFHCDEALACFLLKMLPRYKDAEIIRSRDLDVLNTCDVVVDVGGKYDPSTHRYDHHMRDFKESVSTVIKKPGYDWTTKLSSAGLIFCHFGNEIIKQLFPNVSDDNVEWIFKKVYDAFIQEIDGIDNGVPMFDGKPAYRIVTDLSSRVDYLNPSWNSEGIDPDQQFLKAMELTGKDFLQYINHTVNILLPARSIVEEAIQDRFKVDPSGEIIVLSRLAPWQQHLFALEKKLKLEPTLKYVIWGESGDYRVRAVPVNASSFVCRIFLPEPWAGLGCKDLEVASGIEGTLFVHTVRFIGAHKTRDGAIMMARKSLEIAKAGSS